From the genome of Leguminivora glycinivorella isolate SPB_JAAS2020 chromosome Z, LegGlyc_1.1, whole genome shotgun sequence, one region includes:
- the LOC125241431 gene encoding cyclin-dependent kinase inhibitor 1C-like: MSSEQPTKMTTRRDVLIAKMQQLEKELKTANELNKKLLQEQEESEQEIERVVRTNTTLKNQLANQDVEYEDLQGQRDELQAIVNQFQQCQDIHELALQRVRDLQQQLEESESKHICKTGQRLQPELRVTTATDAPRRAEFARAACRPSRAGIARAASAVRVAPEPSRDLHPVSSFGDPAPVPAQPPSSPPGVVERVPSRPSIAGPAPSPPALVSPASSPPSLATLALALLTYVSPAPAPPPLVSPPSPRLAPPSSPPPPRAARARAVLYSDEAGAGLGALLAERLHRRVINHCHPGATVASLVECISAGPHRRT, from the exons ATGTCTTCAGAACAACCTACCAAGATGACTACAAGGAGGGACGTCCTGATTGCCAAAATGCAACAATTAGAGAAGGAGCTCAAAACAGCCAACGAGCTGAACAAAAAGCTCCTTCAAGAACAAGAAGAGAGTGAACAGGAGATTGAGCGTGTTGTAAGAACAAACACAACACTAAAAAATCAACTCGCCAACCAAGACGTTGAGTATGAAGACTTGCAAGGGCAGCGCGATGAACTGCAGGCCATTGTCAACCAGTTCCAGCAATGCCAGGATATACACGAGCTGGCGTTACAACGCGTCCGGGACTTGCAACAGCAACTGGAGGAGTCGGAATCAAAACATATTTGCAA AACCGGGCAGCGGCTACAACCTGAGCTTCGAGTCACCACGGCCACCGACGCGCCCCGCCGCGCCGAGTTCGCCCGCGCTGCGTGCCGTCCTAGCCGCGCCGGGATCGCCCGCGCTGCGAGCGCTGTTCGCGTCGCGCCCGAGCCCAGCCGAGACCTTCACCCCGTCTCGAGCTTCGGGGATCCTGCGCCAGTACCGGCTCAACCGCCATCGTCACCGCCGGGCGTCGTCGAGCGGGTTCCATCGCGACCGTCCATCGCCGGGCCGGCTCCATCGCCGCCGGCCCTCGTCTCGCCGGCCTCGTCGCCGCCCAGCCTAGCTACGCTGGCTCTGGCGCTGCTGACCTATGTCTCGCCCGCTCCGGCGCCGCCACCCCTCGTCTCGCCGCCGTCGCCCCGCCTCGCGCCGCCATcctccccgccgccgccgcgcgccgcccgcgcccgcgccgtgcTGTACAGCGACGAGGCGGGCGCCGGGCTGGGCGCGCTGCTGGCGGAGCGCCTCCACCGGCGCGTCATCAACCACTGTCACCCGGGGGCCACCGTCGCGAGTTTGGTCGAGTGCATCTCTGCAG